A stretch of Cicer arietinum cultivar CDC Frontier isolate Library 1 chromosome 5, Cicar.CDCFrontier_v2.0, whole genome shotgun sequence DNA encodes these proteins:
- the LOC101495665 gene encoding uncharacterized protein gives MGETEEKDNHGDEVEKKEKKEKNEDESGKEAKEKKKKKDKDGKEKEGNEEGGKEKKKKNPEDKKDPVILKQKLEKLDVKMQALVAKREEILKLLNEIETNSSEVS, from the coding sequence ATGGGAGAAACTGAAGAAAAAGACAATCATGGGGATGAAGTTGAgaagaaggaaaagaaagagaaaaatgaaGATGAAAGTGGAAAAGAAGCTaaggagaaaaagaagaagaaagacaagGATGGTAAAGAGAAAGAAGGGAATGAAGAGGGTggaaaagagaagaagaaaaagaaccCTGAAGATAAGAAGGATCCTGTAATACTTAAGCAAAAGCTTGAAAAATTAGATGTCAAGATGCAAGCTTTGGTGGCAAAGAGAGAAGAAATTTTGAAGCTGCTTAATGAAATTGAAACAAATTCAAGTGAAGTGTCTTAG